GTATTTCATTTTACAAGTGATAACAGTGTTATCAATATAAATTTCCCAGAAGTTAAAGATTTTTTTAGTTATGTTCAACCTATAGAAGATAAGTGGTTATTTGTTTGTGGCTCAGATGAAATCTATGAGAATAATGCAAGCGTATATGACTCTGATGGTAAATTACTTTATACATTTAAAATCGGTAATGGTATTCAAGATGTTCAAACGACCATAGACTCTAAAATTTGGGTGAGCTATTATGAACAAAGTGATGGTGATGAGTTAAACTGTTTTGATATTTATGGTAATTTAACTTTTGATTTTGTAGAATTCGTTCAGGAAAATAACAGAATAATCCCGTTTATTACTGATTGCTATGCTTTGAATGTCACCAGTAAAAATATTAATGTTTATTATTACACTGAATTCCCCTTGGTTAGTATATACGAGAGCGGAGAGTACAAATTATATGAAGAATTAGGAATACGAGGGAGTAATGGTTTCGCAATAAACGATAATTTTGTTCTTTTTAATCATGACTATGAGAAAAAACCCGAGGTGAGTCTATACTCATTATCAAATAAAGAGATTAAAAAATTTCAGACTATTGATGAAAACGGAAAAATATTAGAATATGATCACTCAAAAGGCCGAGAGGATATTTTATATCTAGTTAAAGATTCGGAAATCTTTATTATTGATTTATCAGAATTAGAAATAAATAATAACAAATAATTCTCCTGAAAAGTGAAACTCTATAATGTTGAGTTTCACTTTTTCCTTTTTGTTAATTTCTGGAAGACAATATTCTGTGCAGCACTATGGCAAGTTGCACATGGAACCACGGGGACGGTTCTACTGCTTCGGAAGCATGGGAACCGTTCCCGTGCTTTGTGGATGAAATCTGAAAATACATAACCAATTCAAAATAATTTGGAATTTCCAATAATTTTTGAGCGCTTTATAATTAAGGGGATAAAAGGAACAGAAGTCATCGCATAATCAGTTTACATTTGTAAGCGTTATCAACAAACAATTTATAATGATAGGAGAATTTATTGATGCCCAGCCAATCGGCAATCCGTATGAGGATATTGGGGAAGTAATCAACTGATATAAAAAATAGGCAGAAGAACACTGATGTAAACAAAGGCGGAAAGCCGGGGGCGGTTATTTATATTCCGCCGGGGGATTATCATCTTGTCAGTCAAGTCGTGATCGATATCAGTTTTCTTAAAATTATGGGTTCTGGGCACGGGTTTACCTCTTCGAGTATTCGTTTTAATGCTTCTGAAAAGGAATGGGCGGATATGCATGAATTGTGGCCGGGCGGAAGCCGTATACTTGTCGATCTTCCCCTGGAAGAAAATGATGAGGAATCTAAAGGGGCAGCCTTTTATGTAGAGCGAAGCGGCAATCCCCGGATCAGCTCGGTGGAGTTTTCGAACTTTTGTATTGATGGTTTGCATTTCGTGGAGGATGGTTCAGGAATGGCCAATCCGGAAAACACCTATACGAACGGGAAAACGGGCATTTATGTGGCAAGTGCATGTGACTCTTTCCGGATTACAGGCATGGGGTTTGTGTATTTAGAGCATGGCATCACGATTTATCATGCAGATGCCCTGTCTATTCATTATAATTTCATAGCGGAATGCGGGAACTGCATCGAACTGCGAGGCTGGGGACAGGCTTCAAAAATTACGGATAACTTTATTGGAGCCGGTTTTAAAGGATATTCCATTTACGCTCAAAACTTTGGCGGACTTTTGATTACAGCGAATAACATTTTCCCGCGAGGGGCGAGCAGTATCTATTTGGACGGTGTGACACGTTCCAGTATCACGAATAATCGACTTCATTCCTTTTATCCCGGAATGGTGGTATTGACGGGGGATTGTTCAGAAAACCTGGTTTCTTCCAATCACTTTTTGCGTGACCATGAACCGTGGACTCCCTTTGTGGACGTAGACAATGGCTTGGATGATGAGTATGGTCTCCTTTATATAAGCGGCCATCATAATTCTGTGATTGCCAATCACTTTTCTGAAGTTGTTCATAACATCAAGCCGAAAGGTGCAACACTGGTCATCATGCGAATTGCTTCGGGTAACGGAAATTATATTTCAACGAATCATGTTGTGGCCACGGAGGTTCATGCAAACACAAGCGACT
The Metabacillus sp. FJAT-52054 genome window above contains:
- a CDS encoding NosD domain-containing protein — its product is MHELWPGGSRILVDLPLEENDEESKGAAFYVERSGNPRISSVEFSNFCIDGLHFVEDGSGMANPENTYTNGKTGIYVASACDSFRITGMGFVYLEHGITIYHADALSIHYNFIAECGNCIELRGWGQASKITDNFIGAGFKGYSIYAQNFGGLLITANNIFPRGASSIYLDGVTRSSITNNRLHSFYPGMVVLTGDCSENLVSSNHFLRDHEPWTPFVDVDNGLDDEYGLLYISGHHNSVIANHFSEVVHNIKPKGATLVIMRIASGNGNYISTNHVVATEVHANTSDSCYAAQVEALLATEAAEPLTVTTVLVEKESLQNMILDSGSDAQVVMDRTVNAFRATPVPGV